From Magnolia sinica isolate HGM2019 chromosome 13, MsV1, whole genome shotgun sequence, one genomic window encodes:
- the LOC131222487 gene encoding uncharacterized protein LOC131222487 isoform X2: MDFLIFFDILLFVSAFSGRVLGKECTNTPTERSSHTLRYELLSSVNGLQKDGTLISYDRSILIDEFSTLSRSIPRKVLREEADEFDRQMLDWSTENPDGLVTGRGKENFLKGVSLHDVRLDSDSMHGQAQQTNLEYLLMLDVDSLVWSFRKTAGLQAIGTPYGGWEKPTGHYMSASAQMWASTHNGTLCDKMSALVSALDACQKKMGTGYLSAFPSELFDRFEAIEPVWAPYYTIHKIMAGLLEQYLLAGNDKALEMVVWMADYFSNRVQNVISKYSLERHWLSLNEETGGMNDVLYKLYSITGDQKHLVLAHLFDKPCFLGLLAVQADSLSGFHANTHIPVVIGAQMRYEVTGDPLYKAIGTFFMDIVNSSHSYATGGTSVSEFWSDPKRLADTLRTENQESCTTYNMLKVARHLFRWTKDIAYADYYERALTNGVLGIQRGTEPGVMIYMLPQGRGKSKAHSYHGWGTKFNSFWCCYGTGIESFSKLGDSIYFEERGDIPGLYIIQFVSSSVNWKYGRITLNQKVKPVTSSDPNLRVSFSFSVEEGVSQLSTLYIRIPSWTYSNGAKATLNDKSMTLPFPGNFFSITKKWDRSDRVSLQLPIALRTEAIKDDRLEYASIQAILFGPYLLAGLSNGDWDIKQGTGRSLSDWITAVPACHSSQLISLTQESGNTTLVFTNLMSSITMEKLPESGTDAAIHATFRLISKDPSTSQFLSGTGVIGKSVMLEPFDLPGMVVAPNGPNNSLAVTPSGSGSDSGSGEVLPVFRVVAGLDRKANTISLESETQRGCFVCGGGSVQLSCWPGEEYSDLEFRRAASFTLSNGMSRYHPLSFVTKGATRNFLLMPLLSLRDESYTVYFNVGD, translated from the exons ATGGATTTCTTGATATTCTTCGACATTCTTCTCTTCGTGTCAGCGTTTTCGGGCCGTGTTCTTGGAAAGGAGTGCACGAACACTCCGACCGAGCGTTCTTCTCACACTCTCCGCTACGAGCTCTTGTCGTCCGTGAATGGTTTGCAGAAAGACGGGACGCTGATTTCTTACGACCGTTCGATCTTGATCGATGAATTCTCCACGTTGTCACGTTCGATTCCCCGGAAGGTCTTGAGAGAGGAAGCGGATGAATTCGATAGGCAGATGCTTGATTGGAGCACGGAGAATCCGGACGGGTTGGTGACAGGACGAGGCAAGGAAAATTTCCTTAAGGGAGTTTCGCTTCATGATGTGCGGTTGGATTCGGATTCAATGCATGGCCAGGCCCAGCAGACGAATTTGGAGTACTTGCTTATGTTGGATGTGGATAGCCTGGTTTGGAGCTTTAGAAAGACCGCGGGCCTTCAGGCGATCGGGACGCCGTATGGAGGGTGGGAGAAACCCACGG GACATTACATGAGTGCATCAGCTCAAATGTGGGCCAGTACTCATAATGGTACTCTTTGTGATAAAATGTCTGCATTGGTTTCTGCACTTGATGCCTGTCAGAAAAAGATGGGCACTGGGTATCTTTCAGCTTTCCCTTCTGAGCTATTTGATCGTTTTGAAGCTATTGAACCTGTTTGGGCACCGTATTACACTATTCACAAG ATCATGGCAGGCCTTTTGGAACAATATTTGTTGGCTGGGAACGATAAAGCTTTAGAAATGGTGGTCTGGATGGCTGACTATTTCAGCAACCGCGTGCAAAATGTCATATCAAAATATAGTCTGGAAAGGCACTGGTTATCACTTAATGAAGAGACAGGTGGCATGAATGATGTTCTTTATAAGCTGTATAGCATTACG GGTGATCAGAAGCATTTGGTTCTGGCCCACCTTTTTGACAAGCCATGCTTTCTAGGTTTGCTTGCTGTACAG GCTGATAGCCTTTCTGGTTTCCATGCGAATACACATATCCCTGTTGTTATTGGAGCACAGATGAGATATGAGGTTACTGGTGATCCACTCTATAAG GCGATAGGAACATTCTTTATGGATATTGTCAATTCTTCTCACAGCTATGCAACGGGTGGAACATCTGTCAGTGAATTCTG GTCTGATCCAAAACGCTTAGCAGACACTCTGCGGACGGAGAATCAAGAATCCTGCACTACTTACAACATGCTCAAA GTTGCACGACATTTATTCAGATGGACAAAGGACATTGCATATGCAGATTATTATGAGCGAGCCCTGACAAATGGTGTCTTAGGAATCCAAAGAGGAACAGAGCCTGGAGTAATGATTTATATGCTTCCTCAGGGACGTGGAAAATCTAAGGCACATAGCTATCATGGTTGGGGGACAAAGTTCAATTCATTTTGGTGTTGTTATGGGACAG GAATCGAATCATTTTCAAAGCTAGGTGATTCTATATACTTTGAGGAGCGGGGTGATATTCCAGGTCTTTACATCATCCAGTTTGTCTCAAGCTCAGTTAATTGGAAGTATGGGCGGATTACCCTAAATCAGAAAGTGAAGCCTGTCACTTCGTCAGATCCTAATCTTCGAGTGTCATTTTCATTTTCTGTAGAGGAG GGTGTGAGTCAACTATCAACCTTATACATACGGATACCTTCCTGGACGTATTCGAATGGTGCAAAAGCCACACTAAATGACAAAAGCATGACTCTACCATTTCCAG GTAATTTCTTTTCAATCACGAAGAAGTGGGATCGGAGTGACAGAGTGAGCCTTCAGTTGCCGATAGCTCTTAGGACTGAAGCCATAAAAG ATGACCGACTGGAGTATGCTTCTATTCAGGCAATTCTTTTTGGTCCGTACCTTCTTGCTGGTCTAAGTAATGGCGACTGGGACATAAAACAAGGGACAGGTAGATCTCTCTCAGACTGGATCACGGCTGTCCCAGCCTGTCACAGTTCTCAGCTGATTTCTCTCACTCAAGAATCTGGCAACACGACTCTAGTCTTCACCAATTTGATGTCTTCCATTACAATGGAGAAACTGCCTGAATCCGGCACAGATGCTGCCATCCACGCCACCTTCAGGCTCATCTCTAAAGACCCGAGCACCTCCCAGTTCTTGTCAGGCACGGGTGTCATTGGAAAATCTGTCATGCTAGAACCGTTTGACCTTCCAGGAATGGTGGTGGCGCCAAATGGTCCAAATAACAGCCTTGCTGTTACTCCCTCCGGAAGCGGGTCAGACTCCGGCAGTGGTGAAGTGTTGCCTGTATTCCGGGTGGTTGCCGGATTGGATAGGAAGGCAAACACGATTTCTTTGGAATCAGAAACCCAACGTGGGTGCTTTGTGTGTGGTGGAGGGAGTGTACAGCTGAGTTGCTGGCCTGGGGAGGAGTATTCGGACTTGGAATTCCGTCGGGCTGCGAGCTTTACATTGAGCAACGGGATGAGCAGATACCATCCTCTCAGTTTCGTGACGAAGGGAGCAACACGGAATTTCTTGCTGATGCCATTGCTGAGCTTGAGAGATGAATCTTATACTGTGTATTTTAATGTGGGAGATTGA
- the LOC131222487 gene encoding uncharacterized protein LOC131222487 isoform X1, whose product MDFLIFFDILLFVSAFSGRVLGKECTNTPTERSSHTLRYELLSSVNGLQKDGTLISYDRSILIDEFSTLSRSIPRKVLREEADEFDRQMLDWSTENPDGLVTGRGKENFLKGVSLHDVRLDSDSMHGQAQQTNLEYLLMLDVDSLVWSFRKTAGLQAIGTPYGGWEKPTGELRGHFVGHYMSASAQMWASTHNGTLCDKMSALVSALDACQKKMGTGYLSAFPSELFDRFEAIEPVWAPYYTIHKIMAGLLEQYLLAGNDKALEMVVWMADYFSNRVQNVISKYSLERHWLSLNEETGGMNDVLYKLYSITGDQKHLVLAHLFDKPCFLGLLAVQADSLSGFHANTHIPVVIGAQMRYEVTGDPLYKAIGTFFMDIVNSSHSYATGGTSVSEFWSDPKRLADTLRTENQESCTTYNMLKVARHLFRWTKDIAYADYYERALTNGVLGIQRGTEPGVMIYMLPQGRGKSKAHSYHGWGTKFNSFWCCYGTGIESFSKLGDSIYFEERGDIPGLYIIQFVSSSVNWKYGRITLNQKVKPVTSSDPNLRVSFSFSVEEGVSQLSTLYIRIPSWTYSNGAKATLNDKSMTLPFPGNFFSITKKWDRSDRVSLQLPIALRTEAIKDDRLEYASIQAILFGPYLLAGLSNGDWDIKQGTGRSLSDWITAVPACHSSQLISLTQESGNTTLVFTNLMSSITMEKLPESGTDAAIHATFRLISKDPSTSQFLSGTGVIGKSVMLEPFDLPGMVVAPNGPNNSLAVTPSGSGSDSGSGEVLPVFRVVAGLDRKANTISLESETQRGCFVCGGGSVQLSCWPGEEYSDLEFRRAASFTLSNGMSRYHPLSFVTKGATRNFLLMPLLSLRDESYTVYFNVGD is encoded by the exons ATGGATTTCTTGATATTCTTCGACATTCTTCTCTTCGTGTCAGCGTTTTCGGGCCGTGTTCTTGGAAAGGAGTGCACGAACACTCCGACCGAGCGTTCTTCTCACACTCTCCGCTACGAGCTCTTGTCGTCCGTGAATGGTTTGCAGAAAGACGGGACGCTGATTTCTTACGACCGTTCGATCTTGATCGATGAATTCTCCACGTTGTCACGTTCGATTCCCCGGAAGGTCTTGAGAGAGGAAGCGGATGAATTCGATAGGCAGATGCTTGATTGGAGCACGGAGAATCCGGACGGGTTGGTGACAGGACGAGGCAAGGAAAATTTCCTTAAGGGAGTTTCGCTTCATGATGTGCGGTTGGATTCGGATTCAATGCATGGCCAGGCCCAGCAGACGAATTTGGAGTACTTGCTTATGTTGGATGTGGATAGCCTGGTTTGGAGCTTTAGAAAGACCGCGGGCCTTCAGGCGATCGGGACGCCGTATGGAGGGTGGGAGAAACCCACGGGTGAGCTCAGGGGCCATTTTGTAG GACATTACATGAGTGCATCAGCTCAAATGTGGGCCAGTACTCATAATGGTACTCTTTGTGATAAAATGTCTGCATTGGTTTCTGCACTTGATGCCTGTCAGAAAAAGATGGGCACTGGGTATCTTTCAGCTTTCCCTTCTGAGCTATTTGATCGTTTTGAAGCTATTGAACCTGTTTGGGCACCGTATTACACTATTCACAAG ATCATGGCAGGCCTTTTGGAACAATATTTGTTGGCTGGGAACGATAAAGCTTTAGAAATGGTGGTCTGGATGGCTGACTATTTCAGCAACCGCGTGCAAAATGTCATATCAAAATATAGTCTGGAAAGGCACTGGTTATCACTTAATGAAGAGACAGGTGGCATGAATGATGTTCTTTATAAGCTGTATAGCATTACG GGTGATCAGAAGCATTTGGTTCTGGCCCACCTTTTTGACAAGCCATGCTTTCTAGGTTTGCTTGCTGTACAG GCTGATAGCCTTTCTGGTTTCCATGCGAATACACATATCCCTGTTGTTATTGGAGCACAGATGAGATATGAGGTTACTGGTGATCCACTCTATAAG GCGATAGGAACATTCTTTATGGATATTGTCAATTCTTCTCACAGCTATGCAACGGGTGGAACATCTGTCAGTGAATTCTG GTCTGATCCAAAACGCTTAGCAGACACTCTGCGGACGGAGAATCAAGAATCCTGCACTACTTACAACATGCTCAAA GTTGCACGACATTTATTCAGATGGACAAAGGACATTGCATATGCAGATTATTATGAGCGAGCCCTGACAAATGGTGTCTTAGGAATCCAAAGAGGAACAGAGCCTGGAGTAATGATTTATATGCTTCCTCAGGGACGTGGAAAATCTAAGGCACATAGCTATCATGGTTGGGGGACAAAGTTCAATTCATTTTGGTGTTGTTATGGGACAG GAATCGAATCATTTTCAAAGCTAGGTGATTCTATATACTTTGAGGAGCGGGGTGATATTCCAGGTCTTTACATCATCCAGTTTGTCTCAAGCTCAGTTAATTGGAAGTATGGGCGGATTACCCTAAATCAGAAAGTGAAGCCTGTCACTTCGTCAGATCCTAATCTTCGAGTGTCATTTTCATTTTCTGTAGAGGAG GGTGTGAGTCAACTATCAACCTTATACATACGGATACCTTCCTGGACGTATTCGAATGGTGCAAAAGCCACACTAAATGACAAAAGCATGACTCTACCATTTCCAG GTAATTTCTTTTCAATCACGAAGAAGTGGGATCGGAGTGACAGAGTGAGCCTTCAGTTGCCGATAGCTCTTAGGACTGAAGCCATAAAAG ATGACCGACTGGAGTATGCTTCTATTCAGGCAATTCTTTTTGGTCCGTACCTTCTTGCTGGTCTAAGTAATGGCGACTGGGACATAAAACAAGGGACAGGTAGATCTCTCTCAGACTGGATCACGGCTGTCCCAGCCTGTCACAGTTCTCAGCTGATTTCTCTCACTCAAGAATCTGGCAACACGACTCTAGTCTTCACCAATTTGATGTCTTCCATTACAATGGAGAAACTGCCTGAATCCGGCACAGATGCTGCCATCCACGCCACCTTCAGGCTCATCTCTAAAGACCCGAGCACCTCCCAGTTCTTGTCAGGCACGGGTGTCATTGGAAAATCTGTCATGCTAGAACCGTTTGACCTTCCAGGAATGGTGGTGGCGCCAAATGGTCCAAATAACAGCCTTGCTGTTACTCCCTCCGGAAGCGGGTCAGACTCCGGCAGTGGTGAAGTGTTGCCTGTATTCCGGGTGGTTGCCGGATTGGATAGGAAGGCAAACACGATTTCTTTGGAATCAGAAACCCAACGTGGGTGCTTTGTGTGTGGTGGAGGGAGTGTACAGCTGAGTTGCTGGCCTGGGGAGGAGTATTCGGACTTGGAATTCCGTCGGGCTGCGAGCTTTACATTGAGCAACGGGATGAGCAGATACCATCCTCTCAGTTTCGTGACGAAGGGAGCAACACGGAATTTCTTGCTGATGCCATTGCTGAGCTTGAGAGATGAATCTTATACTGTGTATTTTAATGTGGGAGATTGA
- the LOC131222487 gene encoding uncharacterized protein LOC131222487 isoform X3, with protein MDFLIFFDILLFVSAFSGRVLGKECTNTPTERSSHTLRYELLSSVNGLQKDGTLISYDRSILIDEFSTLSRSIPRKVLREEADEFDRQMLDWSTENPDGLVTGRGKENFLKGVSLHDVRLDSDSMHGQAQQTNLEYLLMLDVDSLVWSFRKTAGLQAIGTPYGGWEKPTGELRGHFVGHYMSASAQMWASTHNGTLCDKMSALVSALDACQKKMGTGYLSAFPSELFDRFEAIEPVWAPYYTIHKIMAGLLEQYLLAGNDKALEMVVWMADYFSNRVQNVISKYSLERHWLSLNEETGGMNDVLYKLYSITGDQKHLVLAHLFDKPCFLGLLAVQADSLSGFHANTHIPVVIGAQMRYEVTGDPLYKVARHLFRWTKDIAYADYYERALTNGVLGIQRGTEPGVMIYMLPQGRGKSKAHSYHGWGTKFNSFWCCYGTGIESFSKLGDSIYFEERGDIPGLYIIQFVSSSVNWKYGRITLNQKVKPVTSSDPNLRVSFSFSVEEGVSQLSTLYIRIPSWTYSNGAKATLNDKSMTLPFPGNFFSITKKWDRSDRVSLQLPIALRTEAIKDDRLEYASIQAILFGPYLLAGLSNGDWDIKQGTGRSLSDWITAVPACHSSQLISLTQESGNTTLVFTNLMSSITMEKLPESGTDAAIHATFRLISKDPSTSQFLSGTGVIGKSVMLEPFDLPGMVVAPNGPNNSLAVTPSGSGSDSGSGEVLPVFRVVAGLDRKANTISLESETQRGCFVCGGGSVQLSCWPGEEYSDLEFRRAASFTLSNGMSRYHPLSFVTKGATRNFLLMPLLSLRDESYTVYFNVGD; from the exons ATGGATTTCTTGATATTCTTCGACATTCTTCTCTTCGTGTCAGCGTTTTCGGGCCGTGTTCTTGGAAAGGAGTGCACGAACACTCCGACCGAGCGTTCTTCTCACACTCTCCGCTACGAGCTCTTGTCGTCCGTGAATGGTTTGCAGAAAGACGGGACGCTGATTTCTTACGACCGTTCGATCTTGATCGATGAATTCTCCACGTTGTCACGTTCGATTCCCCGGAAGGTCTTGAGAGAGGAAGCGGATGAATTCGATAGGCAGATGCTTGATTGGAGCACGGAGAATCCGGACGGGTTGGTGACAGGACGAGGCAAGGAAAATTTCCTTAAGGGAGTTTCGCTTCATGATGTGCGGTTGGATTCGGATTCAATGCATGGCCAGGCCCAGCAGACGAATTTGGAGTACTTGCTTATGTTGGATGTGGATAGCCTGGTTTGGAGCTTTAGAAAGACCGCGGGCCTTCAGGCGATCGGGACGCCGTATGGAGGGTGGGAGAAACCCACGGGTGAGCTCAGGGGCCATTTTGTAG GACATTACATGAGTGCATCAGCTCAAATGTGGGCCAGTACTCATAATGGTACTCTTTGTGATAAAATGTCTGCATTGGTTTCTGCACTTGATGCCTGTCAGAAAAAGATGGGCACTGGGTATCTTTCAGCTTTCCCTTCTGAGCTATTTGATCGTTTTGAAGCTATTGAACCTGTTTGGGCACCGTATTACACTATTCACAAG ATCATGGCAGGCCTTTTGGAACAATATTTGTTGGCTGGGAACGATAAAGCTTTAGAAATGGTGGTCTGGATGGCTGACTATTTCAGCAACCGCGTGCAAAATGTCATATCAAAATATAGTCTGGAAAGGCACTGGTTATCACTTAATGAAGAGACAGGTGGCATGAATGATGTTCTTTATAAGCTGTATAGCATTACG GGTGATCAGAAGCATTTGGTTCTGGCCCACCTTTTTGACAAGCCATGCTTTCTAGGTTTGCTTGCTGTACAG GCTGATAGCCTTTCTGGTTTCCATGCGAATACACATATCCCTGTTGTTATTGGAGCACAGATGAGATATGAGGTTACTGGTGATCCACTCTATAAG GTTGCACGACATTTATTCAGATGGACAAAGGACATTGCATATGCAGATTATTATGAGCGAGCCCTGACAAATGGTGTCTTAGGAATCCAAAGAGGAACAGAGCCTGGAGTAATGATTTATATGCTTCCTCAGGGACGTGGAAAATCTAAGGCACATAGCTATCATGGTTGGGGGACAAAGTTCAATTCATTTTGGTGTTGTTATGGGACAG GAATCGAATCATTTTCAAAGCTAGGTGATTCTATATACTTTGAGGAGCGGGGTGATATTCCAGGTCTTTACATCATCCAGTTTGTCTCAAGCTCAGTTAATTGGAAGTATGGGCGGATTACCCTAAATCAGAAAGTGAAGCCTGTCACTTCGTCAGATCCTAATCTTCGAGTGTCATTTTCATTTTCTGTAGAGGAG GGTGTGAGTCAACTATCAACCTTATACATACGGATACCTTCCTGGACGTATTCGAATGGTGCAAAAGCCACACTAAATGACAAAAGCATGACTCTACCATTTCCAG GTAATTTCTTTTCAATCACGAAGAAGTGGGATCGGAGTGACAGAGTGAGCCTTCAGTTGCCGATAGCTCTTAGGACTGAAGCCATAAAAG ATGACCGACTGGAGTATGCTTCTATTCAGGCAATTCTTTTTGGTCCGTACCTTCTTGCTGGTCTAAGTAATGGCGACTGGGACATAAAACAAGGGACAGGTAGATCTCTCTCAGACTGGATCACGGCTGTCCCAGCCTGTCACAGTTCTCAGCTGATTTCTCTCACTCAAGAATCTGGCAACACGACTCTAGTCTTCACCAATTTGATGTCTTCCATTACAATGGAGAAACTGCCTGAATCCGGCACAGATGCTGCCATCCACGCCACCTTCAGGCTCATCTCTAAAGACCCGAGCACCTCCCAGTTCTTGTCAGGCACGGGTGTCATTGGAAAATCTGTCATGCTAGAACCGTTTGACCTTCCAGGAATGGTGGTGGCGCCAAATGGTCCAAATAACAGCCTTGCTGTTACTCCCTCCGGAAGCGGGTCAGACTCCGGCAGTGGTGAAGTGTTGCCTGTATTCCGGGTGGTTGCCGGATTGGATAGGAAGGCAAACACGATTTCTTTGGAATCAGAAACCCAACGTGGGTGCTTTGTGTGTGGTGGAGGGAGTGTACAGCTGAGTTGCTGGCCTGGGGAGGAGTATTCGGACTTGGAATTCCGTCGGGCTGCGAGCTTTACATTGAGCAACGGGATGAGCAGATACCATCCTCTCAGTTTCGTGACGAAGGGAGCAACACGGAATTTCTTGCTGATGCCATTGCTGAGCTTGAGAGATGAATCTTATACTGTGTATTTTAATGTGGGAGATTGA